From Heptranchias perlo isolate sHepPer1 chromosome 8, sHepPer1.hap1, whole genome shotgun sequence, a single genomic window includes:
- the LOC137324250 gene encoding somatostatin receptor type 1-like: MTTRSLQLPTDQDMTARVSFWNESSGQMDLVTDLPSNYSFSVYAEERDARMVVIQFIYAIVCLIGLIGNSMVIFVILRYAKMKTATNIYILNLAIADELFMLSVPFLSASAALQRWPFGSLMCRTVLSVDGINQFTSVFCLTVLSVDRYIAVVHPIKAARYRRPTIAKIINICVWILSLIVILPIIIFAGTAPTEDGGLVCNFLWPQPSWSVAFVIYTFLLGFLIPVFAICLCYVLIIVKMRVVALKAGWQQRRRSEKKITRMVLMVVTVFVICWMPFYVVQLANVFLARLDTTVTHLCVILSYANSCANPILYGFLSDNFKRSFQRILCFRWLENGTEEPVDYYATALKSRVCNPLEFQPDNIASDPVYRNGTCTSRTTTL; encoded by the coding sequence ATGACCACACGTAGCTTGCAGCTACCTACAGATCAGGACATGACAGCCAGGGTGAGCTTTTGGAACGAGTCCAGCGGCCAGATGGATTTGGTAACGGATTTGCCCTCCAACTACTCGTTCAGCGTTTATGCGGAAGAAAGGGATGCCAGGATGGTGGTGATTCAGTTTATTTATGCCATCGTGTGCCTGATAGGACTGATTGGCAACTCGATGGTCATATTTGTCATCCTAAGGTACGCCAAGATGAAAACGGCCACCAACATCTACATCCTGAACTTGGCGATTGCGGACGAGCTGTTTATGCTCAGTGTGCCCTTTCTGTCTGCCTCTGCCGCTTTGCAACGCTGGCCCTTTGGCTCGCTCATGTGCCGCACCGTCCTCAGCGTTGACGGCATCAACCAGTTCACCAGCGTCTTCTGCCTCACCGTCCTAAGCGTGGACAGGTACATCGCCGTTGTCCATCCCATCAAAGCGGCGAGATACAGGAGACCCACCATCGCTAAGATCATCAATATCTGCGTCTGGATCTTATCGCTGATCGTTATTCTGCCCATTATCATATTTGCGGGCACTGCGCCTACCGAGGACGGCGGCTTGGTCTGCAACTTCCTCTGGCCTCAGCCTTCCTGGTCAGTCGCTTTTGTCATCTACACTTTCCTCCTAGGCTTCCTTATCCCCGTCTTCGCCATCTGCCTGTGCTACGTCCTGATCATCGTGAAGATGAGAGTGGTTGCCCTCAAGGCTGGGTGGCAGCAGCGCAGAAGGTCGGAGAAGAAGATCACCCGCATGGTCCTGATGGTGGTGACTGTCTTTGTcatctgctggatgcctttctaCGTCGTGCAGCTGGCGAATGTCTTTCTCGCTCGCCTTGACACCACGGTCACTCATCTGTGCGTTATCCTCAGCTATGCCAACAGCTGCGCAAACCCTATCCTCTATGGCTTCCTCTCGGACAATTTTAAGAGGTCCTTTCAGAGGATTTTGTGCTTCCGTTGGCTGGAGAACGGCACAGAGGAGCCGGTAGACTATTACGCCACTGCCCTGAAGAGCAGGGTATGCAATCCCCTAGAATTTCAGCCGGATAACATTGCCTCTGACCCCGTTTACAGGAACGGTACTTGCACCTCAAGAACAACCACATTATAA